The genomic stretch AAAAAGCAAACCGAAGTTTGCTCTTTAATTATTTTTTATTACTAACACCAAGATGCATCTTGCTGTGTGTAACAATCCATTCTATTAGACATTTCTAGCTGGTCTAAGTGGCACATTATCAGTACAAGTTTCTCCATCAGAACAATTTTCTCTACCTCCTAAAATTGAGTCGAAAACTGAAATTGAATTTTTGTTAAGTCTTAAAGTTTTTAATTTCTTTTTTTTCATAATTCTAAAATATTTTAAGTTAATAATCATCTAAGTTAGAATAAAAAAATTAATGTTACTAGAATATTTTCTTAAAATACGGTTATAACTATAAAAATAAAACGTCCCTAAACTGAATAGTCAGAACGCTAGAAACAATAAAAAATTATGAAACTTGTAGAAAGAGATTTCTTAAACGACCATAGACGAATTATTCATGATCCTTATAAACTATTTTCTATAAATAGAAAATCTCTAATAGATATCCAAAACCGAATTTAGGTAAATTTAGTGTTATTGTAAGAAAGTTTAAAAATAATTCATGTTTCAATAGCCATTTTTTTTGAGGGTTTATAGCTATTAACGTGAGTTCGACATAAGTTTACTTAAGTAATATTTTGAACATGTTTTTAAATAAGTGCTAAGTATCTGATTTTCATATTTTTATTTTCGTTTTCTTTGCTCGCAAGAAAAGAAACAAAAGAAAGTGCGCTTTTCCAGAGGTATTTTTATATCGAACTCAGGTTATTATATAATATAAAAATCTTCTTCCCTAAGTTCATAAACGATTGCTTCTACTGCGCCAGTTGCACTATTTATAACTCCAAGGTTCGATTCGACTTCAGACATTCGTACCCAAACGCCTCCGTACATATTTCCAAATCCGAAAGATCCCCAAACTAATTTATGAGATGTCCATTCATTATTTTTATTGGGAGCTTTAAAGTTTATAGAGTCACTAAATTCTTGTGCTATAAAATCAGTTTCTTGCAATCCTATTTGTATAGCTTCTTCCCATTCTTCATTCGTTACGTATTTACCTATGAATACATCTTTCCCTTGATATCCTCTAGCAGATTTTATCACCATAAGGTCTTTATGATTTCTTAGGAAATCTATTAAGTCAAAGGTTTCTTTTTTGTATATAATATCCCTTTTTTTAATTTCGGCAGTCCAAGGTATACTGTCAAGAATCAACTCATTATCTTCTTCAGAGAATTTAGATTTTTCAGCTAATGTCCTCAATAAGCCTAAGTTTCTTTTATCTCCATACATCGTAACGCCTACATGGTCTGGAAAGTACGTTGCATCCATCAAAAATGATCTAAAAACATCTACAGGAACTTCTTCATCGTCAGAAACTAATAATATTACACTATGTATTTTTGTATTTCCTAAGTATAGGTTTCCATTTCTAAGTTTTAATGAAGATAATTTACCTGAACAAGCCATTCCCGTTAATCCTCTTTTTTTGAACTCTACATCTAATAACTCATTAAAGAAGAGAAGACTTTTTGCATCTATTTCCTCATGCTGATCCTGTCCGAAATTTATAAAAATATTAACTTCATTTTCTATTGACTTAACATGCTGTAAAGTTTTATCAATTAAGAATTTAACATAGTTTTTTTGGGAGTCTTCCGAGTGAAAGTAATTTGAATTTTCTTGATTAGATAGATAAGGATGAAATTTTCTTATCACCTTTTCAAAACTTTGAACTTGCCATCCACCAATAGATGATCCGATATTAATTTCGAGCACCTTAAATCCATCTTCAGTATACATTAAATCTAAACGTGATCCGATGTCAATCTTTTTTTCATGACTAATCATTGCATATTGGGCAATAAATTCATTTCCTGAGAAATAATAATCTGCAATTTTTTTAACATCATTATTAAAGTATAACTTAGGTATTTGCTGAATTAACTTTGGCAATTTTATACTAAGCGTCTGCAATTCATTGGCGGTAGTTTCGCTAATAATAATTGGCCATGCATTTACTGGATACATGTAATTTTTAAATAATTCAGGAAGGTCATGCTTGGATGTTTCTACCCAAACAGGCAGGTCTTTTTCTGCTTGTTCTTTTATTATTTCGTATTTATCTAATAATATGTTTTTTTCTACCATTTTTATCTTTAAAAGTTTACTGTAAGAAGTGATTAATAAGATTCATATACAATGCCTTCTACCGCTCCATTTGCTGAATTTATAACTCCAGCATCAGTATTATTGGCAGACATTCTTACCCAAACGCCTCCATAAATATCTCCAAATCCAAATGCGCCCCAAACTAATTTGTGTGGTTCCCAATTATTGGCTTTGTTTGGTGCCAAAAGATCTATAGATTCTGAAAATTCTTGTGCCACATATGTTTTTTCTTGTAGTGCTTTCTCTATAATTTTTGCCCATTCTTCTTGTTTGCAAAACTTACCAATAAAGACATCTTTTCCTTGTAATCCATCTGCTATTTTAATAACAAACTGCTCTTGTTTCTTTGCTAAAAGTTCTGGAACTGTATAGAATTCTCCTTGGTATTTTACTTGTTCATTTACAACCAATTCTGTCCAAGGAATATATTTTAAGATTGTTTTATTATCATCTTCGCTAAATTTTTCTGCTACTGCGAGTCTTCTTAATAAAGCTAAATTTCGTTTGTCTCGCATAAATGCTGTTCCCAAGTGATCAGGAAAATATACTTGATCTGTCACTAAAGCTCTAAATACATCAGGAGTAATATTGTTTAACGCATAATCTAAAATTAATACTGCATGAATCTTTTTATTTTGATATTGAAGTGTATTATTTGTAAACTTTAATTCGGAGATACTATCAATATAAGTACTTCCCTTTTTATTTTTATGTGTTAATTCCTTTTCTAAAAGTTGATCAAAAAAACTTTTAATCATATTTTTAGATGCTGCGTCTCCCAAACTTGTATTCACTAAAAATATTCCCAATTCATTATCCTGAGATGATACATGCGCTTCAATTTTGTTAATTAGGAATTTTATATATAAACTTTGTGTTTTCTTAGAATCAAATTGCTCTTTATTTGTTGAAAGTATAGGATGTAATTCTTTGATTAATGGTTCAAAGTTTTGAAACTCCATTCCTCCTATTGAAGATCCCATATTAATTTCCAAAACTTTAAATCCATCATTTGTATACGTAAGATCTAATCTGGAACTTACATCTAAGTTTTTGTTTTGACACATTAATGAAAATTGTCCTATTGTCTGATCTCCATTAAAATAAAAATCAGCAATTCTTTTAACATCATTTTCAAAATAAAGAGAAGGTATTTTTTGTAATAGCTTCGGGATTTTAATGCTTGCTTCTTTTAGCTCTTCCTTCATTTTGTTATTAATGATAACTGGCCATGAAGAAATTGGGTATTTAAATCCTTTGAAGATATCTATTAACAAATCACTATTTGTGTCGAGTAAGCTAGGAATCGTATTATCTTCCTTGAAAACTTCTTTATATTTATCAAAAAGTATCGTATTTTCCATTGGTTTTATTTAGTAATCAGTTAAAATTTAAAATGGGAATATTCCCCAGTAAATCATATAAGTTGCCAGAAGTATGTTTGAAAAAATGACCGAAAAAACGATACTTCTATTCGAGATCTTTTTAATTCTTATTAGAAACACTAATGCGGTTAGTATTACCAATACTAAGAACACTATTGAAAGTGTGAATAAGTACGCATAATTTTGAGGCAATCCAAATGCTAAAATAAAGTAGTTATGCTCTGTAACTTTCAGCAATGCGCCTACTAAACCTATTAAGCAAATCAATCCTAAGGTAGAAGAAAGAATACTTAATCCTCTTACTAAATTGTCTGAGAGATTATTATATTTTTTTCTGAAAATTTTAAATGAATACACCAAGATAAAAACCAACATAACGCTTATAGCTATTACTAAAGGTGCAAGAAAAATTAGATTCATTTCATTTAAGCTATTCCCCATTTTCGCGACTCCTTTATTTACAGTGATGTCTTTTACAATTTCCATTTTCACAACTTTTTTAAAAGCCATTACGTCTGGTTTTTGATTTGGATTTTTTATAAAAGAGGTAGCTACAGATTTTCCAATTCCTGTAAATCCAGGAACATGCCCATATGTGGATCCTGGAATATTATGTGCTGTATTGAATCTTTCTGCAACTTTTTCACCATTTGTATCTGGTGTAATTGGATCGTACTCTCCAGAAAATATCAATACAGGAAAGTTTTCTTCTTTTAAAGGATCTAAATCAAAGTTTTTGAATAAAGAATCGGGCTTATTGATATTCCATTTATCACATACTTTAAAATCTGACTTATAAAATGCTAGTCCGCCATGAAGCTTATCATATTTAGATACGTTTAATTCGAAATTAGAAAGCTCATTATTCGGAAGTGTTTCATTGCAACTTACACAATAATAAACTCCATAATCCATCATTAATAAGCTTGAAAAAGCAGTAACTAAATTCCCTAAAGCATCTTTGTTTTTATCTTTAAATTGATGTATTAATAAAGGAATTACCTCAACCAATTGCTTGTTATACAATGCTTGCTGAATAGCTACTTTAAAATCTTCAGAATTAAACGTAAAACTCTCACCTTCTATGAAATTTTTAGAAACGGGAACTGTTATAGGATTGTTTTCCATTTCATTGATTACCTCATAATACGTTTCTTCTAAATTTGGATATTGTTGATTACAATTTGGGTCATTTTTACAAGCATCAAAAACCTTATTAAGGCTATTCATATAATTGCTTGTGTTCTCAGTATAATATGCTTTAATATCTGCGATAGAAGAATCTAATACTAATGATGTTACATCTTCTGGATATATACTCGCATATACTTGTGCCATATATGTTCCATATGACACGCCATATACACTCCAACCTTTATAGCCTAAATTTGACATTAAAGCGTGTAAATCTTTTGCTACAGAACCACTATGATACGCATCAGTATCTATTCCTTTTCGTATCAATTCCTGTTTGCAGGCCAATGCAGCATTGACTTTTTGTTTTTCATCTTCTACTTCTGATTGGTTTTTAGCAAGAATTTTCAAAAATTCTTCTCCTAAATTTGGACATAATCTTGGCTTGGAAAACCCAGTTCCGCGGACATCAAAAAGTACAATGTCATGAGTTTTTCGCAACGGATGCAATCTCCATGACCATATATTACTTACGCCGCTTGCGCCTGGACCACCTTGAATAAATACTACTGCTGGAACATCTTCTTTGTTTTCACGGCTTTTTAGAACTGTAACTCCAATTTTAATGGTATTGGTATCTTCTTTTTCCCAGTTTTCAGGCACGGATAAATATCCCCATATAATACTATCGTTTTTAAGTACTTTGGCATACGGATAAAATGATTTTGCTTCTTCAAAAGAGACGCTATTCTGCGCAGTTAGAGGAGGCAAAAATCCAAGGAAGAATATTCCGATTAATACAAAAAGTCTTTTTATAAGAATCATAGTTTAGTTACGTATTATTAAAAATTAAAATCTATATCGATTATTTCCTCTTTTTCAAGATCAAGTTCAATATCGATTGCATGTATTGGTTGTTGAATTTCTAAAATTATTTCTCTTAATAGCTTTTCATGTTTAAGAGTTAAAACATCTAAAGTTTCTTTATCATATTTACTGGTATCATAAAGAATAGAGCCTCTTAAATACTCATCGGTCATCGCAAAATCGATGTTTAATGGCAAACGATTATATTCTGCAATTACCGGGCTAGATTTAAACGTTAAATTATCTGTAACTTCTACTTTTGCATAGTTGAACGTTTCATTTTGAAGTACTAAAATTGCTTCAAATCGCAATGTGTTGAGTATATCTTCTGGAAGGTCTTGATGTTCATCAACCGATAAAAGGTTTTGATGCATTTCTTGTGCAAATTCTAAAAATGAAGTTTCAGGCTTTACATGACTTCTTAACGGAAGCGTTTTTACAAACATACCTAGTTGATTATGCAGTCCAGAGTATGTTCTTCCTGAATTAATTGTTCCTAAACATATATCTTCTAGGTTATACATTTTATTTAATATTATATGAAACGAAGCCATTAGCAAGGTATGCAACGTAATTTCATTTTGAATTGCGATGGTTTTGAGTGCGCCAAGAAAGTTTTTATCCCAATTGAACATATAGAAATCTCCTAAATATTTATCCTCTGAAGAAACTTTATCATAAGGCACCAATGGTTCCCATGTATATTTTTTTAGGTATGTTGTCCAAAACGCTCTATTTCTTAATTCGTTTTCAATATTGAAATCATTTTGCCATTTCACATAATCTTTAAATTGATAGTTTAGTGCTGGAAGGTCCAGTTTTTCATTATGTTTAATGGCTATGTATCTATCGGTTAATTCTTTAATCATTAATTCTAAAGACCACCCATCTACAATTACATGATGTGTAGCAAAGACAAATTGATCTTCAGCATCTTCCATATGAAAAACTGCTGCTCTTATGAGTGAATCCTTTTCTAAATCAAATTCTTTGTTTAAGTATTTTTTTAATGCATCTTCGTATGCTGCAACCTTTAAAAAACTCCTATCTATTTCGAAAGAAACTTCTTGTGTACTTTTTATTTTTTGATACGGCACGCCATCTACTTCTATGAAATTGGTTCGTAAAACTTCATATCTATCAATAACTTCTTCAAAAACCTGTTGCATTATTGAAAGGTCTACTTCTCCTTGAATTACGTAGGCTCCATACATATTATACGCAATAGACTTCTCCGATTGTATTGACGCTAACCAAATTGCATATTGCGGAAAAGTTACTGGATAAAAAGGCTGTACTGCGATAGAAAGTATTTCTTTTCTCTTCTTTTCGTCTCCATCTTTACTTTCAAGATATTCAGAGAGCGAAATAATATCTGGCTTGTCAAATAACTCTTTTAGTGATAGTTTATATCCAAAGGTTTCTTCTAGATGTCCTATCAATCGAATGGCGTTGAGCGAATGTCCACCTAGTGCAAAAAAGCTATCTGTAATATTAAAATTTTCATCTAGTTCAAGTACTTTTTGATAAAAACTATATATTATTTCCTGCATTTCGTTTTGAGCTTCCTGCAGTTGCTTTTCATCTTTTTTATTTATATTTTCTTTCTGCTCTAGTTGCTTTCTATTTATCTTTTTATTGAATGTTAATGGAAATTCATGTAGTTCTATAATTGTATAAGGAACCATATAATTGGGTAGTTTCTTTTGCAAGAATCTAATAATTTCATTTGTATCTATCTTTTCTTTTTTCGCAATTATATACGCTACTAAAAAAGCATTTTGTTTCGCAGATTTTTTTGCAATAACAACCGATTCTTCTACAGCTGAATGATTGTTTAGCTGTGTTTCTATATCTCCTAATTCAATTCTAAAGCCTCTTATTTTTACTTGTTGGTCATCTCTTCCTAAAAACTCTATTTCTCCATCAGAATTCCATCTTCCTAAATCGCCTGTTTCATATATTTTCTCATCCACGTTAAATGGATTTGTGATGAACTTTTCATTTGTCAACGACGCATCCAAGTAATATCCTTTTGCCAATCCTTTTCCGCCTATGTATATTTTTCCATCGGTATGCGTTGGTAATAGTTTATTGTAAGCATCCAAAATATAGAAATGAGTATTATGTATAGGTTTTCCAATGTTTGAAGCTTGTGAAGCCTTTTTTATATGCTTTATGCTAGACCAAATTGTTGTTTCTGTAGGACCATACATATTCCATAACGATTGATTGGTTAACAATAGTTTTTCCGCCAACATTTCGTTTAGTAAATCACCTCCACATAGAACTTTTAAGTTGGTATTTCCTTTCCAACCTGCATTATATAACATTTGATAAAAACTTGGAGTTGCCTGAATTATGCTAGGTCGTAATACTTCTATTTCTTTAATTATGCTCTTTGGGTCTTGCAAAATTTCTTTGTTCGCAACATAGAGCGTTGCACCAGCGATAAGCGGTAAGAAAAATTCAAGAATAGAAATATCAAATGATTGTGTTGTAACTGAATACAATACATCATTGCTTGTTATTCCTGGTTGTTGTTGTATGCTTAGCAAAAAGTTAAGCAATGATTTATGTCCTATTTCTACTCCTTTTGGCTTTCCTGTAGATCCAGAAGTATAAATAATATAAGCTGTTTTGTCTGAAGAAATTGCTTGAAGTTCATTAAAATTCTCTGGCAATTTTTCAAATGTATCAACGTTCAAGAATTCTATAGTAGTATCTAACATACCTTGCATTTCGGTTGTTGCAATAAGCGTACTTACTTTACTATGTTTTATAATATATTCTAAACGTTCTTTAGGAAAGTTTGGATCGAGTGGAATGAATGCTCTTCCCGATTTCATGATCGCTAAAAGCGTAATTATTAGTTCGGAAGAACGATCCATTAGTACTGCTATTGGCGTTGTATTTCCTTGTAATTTTTCTTGTAAAAAACTTGCAATCTTATTAGACTTATTAATTACTTCTTGATACGTAAAAGATTTAAAATTATCTTTGATCGCTACTTTTTCAAGATGTTCTTTTGCAGTTGTATTGAGTTTAGATAGTGTCGTTTCCGATAGATCAAAAGGAACATTTGTATCGTTATAAGTATTTAATAATGTCTGTGTTTCAGAACTTGAGATATAATTATAGGCAAGTAGTTTTTGCGATGGATCTTTTAAGACATTATGAATTAAATCGTTCATATGTGTAACGACTTGTTTTATTGAAGATGCGTCAAAATGATTGGTATTATAATCGAAATCAATTTTTATATCTTCTAATGCGTCAAATTCTCTTATATAAATTGCCAATCCAACTCTTTCAGCTTCATGAGTCATTGGAACTACAGTTGTTTTTGTATCCTTAAAATGATTGGAATAGTCTTGCTTTTCATACGAAAGCATAATGTTGAACAACTTTCTTTTTTCTGCGGATAATCCTAATTCACTTATAAGTTTTCCTAAAGGAAATTGCTGATGCCTGTAATCTGCGCGGAGCTGTTTTTTGATAGTTTCAAGAAGTTCATTGAATGTACTTTCAACGTCTACTTCTATTTTTAAAGGCGTAACTCCCATAAAAAGACCAACCGTTTTTTTAAATTTCGCTGATTTTCTGTTAAGTACGGGAATGCCGATTACGACTGATTCTTTTTGATATCTTTTAGAAAAATACACATATAGAATACCCAGAATAAAGTGAAATGTAGAGACTCTTTTTTCTTTAGAGACTTCAATGATTTTATTATAGATACTTCTAGGTATGTATAATTCTTCACGTTTACTTTTTACGATGTCTTTATTCGGATCTAGCTTTTTTAATACGTTTTCTGGTAAATTACTAAATTTCTCTTTCCAGTAATTAGCATCCTTAGCATATGATTCCGAGTTTATATATTCTACATCGCTTTTAACATATTCGATATAACTAAAAGGGTAATCCGTTTCAATTTCACTTTTTTCAATTAACTCATTGTAATTCGCTACGAATCGTTGAAACATTAAAGAAGTTCCCCAACCATCGGTAATAATGTGATG from Kordia antarctica encodes the following:
- a CDS encoding alpha/beta fold hydrolase; the protein is MILIKRLFVLIGIFFLGFLPPLTAQNSVSFEEAKSFYPYAKVLKNDSIIWGYLSVPENWEKEDTNTIKIGVTVLKSRENKEDVPAVVFIQGGPGASGVSNIWSWRLHPLRKTHDIVLFDVRGTGFSKPRLCPNLGEEFLKILAKNQSEVEDEKQKVNAALACKQELIRKGIDTDAYHSGSVAKDLHALMSNLGYKGWSVYGVSYGTYMAQVYASIYPEDVTSLVLDSSIADIKAYYTENTSNYMNSLNKVFDACKNDPNCNQQYPNLEETYYEVINEMENNPITVPVSKNFIEGESFTFNSEDFKVAIQQALYNKQLVEVIPLLIHQFKDKNKDALGNLVTAFSSLLMMDYGVYYCVSCNETLPNNELSNFELNVSKYDKLHGGLAFYKSDFKVCDKWNINKPDSLFKNFDLDPLKEENFPVLIFSGEYDPITPDTNGEKVAERFNTAHNIPGSTYGHVPGFTGIGKSVATSFIKNPNQKPDVMAFKKVVKMEIVKDITVNKGVAKMGNSLNEMNLIFLAPLVIAISVMLVFILVYSFKIFRKKYNNLSDNLVRGLSILSSTLGLICLIGLVGALLKVTEHNYFILAFGLPQNYAYLFTLSIVFLVLVILTALVFLIRIKKISNRSIVFSVIFSNILLATYMIYWGIFPF
- a CDS encoding non-ribosomal peptide synthetase, producing MRLTLAQQDIYYEYLMYPEAPIHNIGAKINIEGKIDFNTLDAAYHALINQHDSYRSYLVFKGNEVTINIHEKFNSPLEFIDFSNESEAETVAEKFMKEDFQVAFQLNEDTILHRFILIKINETHSYLYSKYHHIITDGWGTSLMFQRFVANYNELIEKSEIETDYPFSYIEYVKSDVEYINSESYAKDANYWKEKFSNLPENVLKKLDPNKDIVKSKREELYIPRSIYNKIIEVSKEKRVSTFHFILGILYVYFSKRYQKESVVIGIPVLNRKSAKFKKTVGLFMGVTPLKIEVDVESTFNELLETIKKQLRADYRHQQFPLGKLISELGLSAEKRKLFNIMLSYEKQDYSNHFKDTKTTVVPMTHEAERVGLAIYIREFDALEDIKIDFDYNTNHFDASSIKQVVTHMNDLIHNVLKDPSQKLLAYNYISSSETQTLLNTYNDTNVPFDLSETTLSKLNTTAKEHLEKVAIKDNFKSFTYQEVINKSNKIASFLQEKLQGNTTPIAVLMDRSSELIITLLAIMKSGRAFIPLDPNFPKERLEYIIKHSKVSTLIATTEMQGMLDTTIEFLNVDTFEKLPENFNELQAISSDKTAYIIYTSGSTGKPKGVEIGHKSLLNFLLSIQQQPGITSNDVLYSVTTQSFDISILEFFLPLIAGATLYVANKEILQDPKSIIKEIEVLRPSIIQATPSFYQMLYNAGWKGNTNLKVLCGGDLLNEMLAEKLLLTNQSLWNMYGPTETTIWSSIKHIKKASQASNIGKPIHNTHFYILDAYNKLLPTHTDGKIYIGGKGLAKGYYLDASLTNEKFITNPFNVDEKIYETGDLGRWNSDGEIEFLGRDDQQVKIRGFRIELGDIETQLNNHSAVEESVVIAKKSAKQNAFLVAYIIAKKEKIDTNEIIRFLQKKLPNYMVPYTIIELHEFPLTFNKKINRKQLEQKENINKKDEKQLQEAQNEMQEIIYSFYQKVLELDENFNITDSFFALGGHSLNAIRLIGHLEETFGYKLSLKELFDKPDIISLSEYLESKDGDEKKRKEILSIAVQPFYPVTFPQYAIWLASIQSEKSIAYNMYGAYVIQGEVDLSIMQQVFEEVIDRYEVLRTNFIEVDGVPYQKIKSTQEVSFEIDRSFLKVAAYEDALKKYLNKEFDLEKDSLIRAAVFHMEDAEDQFVFATHHVIVDGWSLELMIKELTDRYIAIKHNEKLDLPALNYQFKDYVKWQNDFNIENELRNRAFWTTYLKKYTWEPLVPYDKVSSEDKYLGDFYMFNWDKNFLGALKTIAIQNEITLHTLLMASFHIILNKMYNLEDICLGTINSGRTYSGLHNQLGMFVKTLPLRSHVKPETSFLEFAQEMHQNLLSVDEHQDLPEDILNTLRFEAILVLQNETFNYAKVEVTDNLTFKSSPVIAEYNRLPLNIDFAMTDEYLRGSILYDTSKYDKETLDVLTLKHEKLLREIILEIQQPIHAIDIELDLEKEEIIDIDFNF